The following proteins are co-located in the Solanum pennellii chromosome 1, SPENNV200 genome:
- the LOC107029361 gene encoding gibberellin 20 oxidase 1-D-like yields MISSSYPTTKIMHDETQIDEETSLVFDFLKNNSKIPQQFIWPDDEKPCPQPPPLLHVPPIDLNGYLSGDPLAVSNATRLVNEACRKHGFFLVVNHGIDTKLINEAHKNMDFFFGKPLVEKEKAKRKVGDYCGYASSFTSRFSCNLPWKETLSFRYSAELPFSHHIVQNYILNVMGQEYTHFGDVYQKYCEEMSKLSLSVMELLGESIGVGRSYFREFFEENDSIMRLNYYPICQKPDLTLGTGPHCDPTSLTILHQDDVGGLEVFVDDKWHSIPTNTNAFVVNIGDTFMVLSNGTYKSCLHRAIVNCRRTRKSLAFFLCPKQDKIVSPPKELITKNLPRKFPDFTWPLFLEFTQKHYRADKNTLDAFVHWLLNKT; encoded by the exons atgatttcttcatcatatccaacaacaaaaataatgcatgatGAAACacaaattgatgaagaaacatCTCTTGTGTTTGATTTCcttaaaaacaattcaaagaTTCCTCAACAATTCATATGGCCAGATGATGAAAAGCCATGCCCTCAGCCACCACCACTATTACATGTTCCTCCAATAGACTTGAATGGCTATCTCTCCGGTGACCCCCTCGCGGTCTCCAATGCCACTCGTCTTGTTAATGAGGCATGTCGAAAGCATGGCTTCTTCCTTGTTGTTAACCATGGTATCGATACGAAGCTCATCAATGAAGCTCACAAGAACATGGATTTCTTCTTTGGGAAGCCACTTGTTGAAAAGGAAAAAGCAAAGAGAAAAGTTGGTGATTATTGTGGTTATGCTAGTAGCTTTACTAGTAGGTTCTCTTGCAATCTTCCTTGGAAAGAAACACTTTCTTTTAGATATTCTGCTGAGTTACCCTTTTCACATCATATAGTCCAAAATTACATCTTGAATGTCATGGGACAAGAATACACTCATTTTGG GGATGTGTACCAAAAATATTGTGAAGAAATGAGCAAGCTTTCCCTTAGTGTGATGGAGCTATTAGGTGAGAGTATTGGAGTGGGAAGATCATATTTCAGAGAGTTTTTTGAAGAGAATGATTCAATAATGAGATTGAATTATTACCCAATTTGTCAAAAGCCAGATTTGACTCTAGGGACAGGGCCTCATTGTGATCCTACTTCCTTAACCATTCTTCATCAAGATGATGTTGGTGGCCTTGAAGTCTTTGTGGATGATAAATGGCACTCTATTCCTACTAATACTAATGCCTTTGTGGTCAACATTGGTGATACATTCATG GTACTGTCAAATGGTACATACAAGAGTTGCTTGCACAGAGCAATTGTAAACTGTAGAAGAACAAGGAAGTCATTGGCATTTTTCTTATGTCCAAAACAGGACAAGATAGTAAGCCCACCAAAAGAGTTGATTACTAAGAATCTACCAAGGAAGTTCCCTGATTTCACATGGCCACTTTTTCTTGAATTCACTCAAAAACATTATAGAGCTGACAAAAATACTCTTGATGCCTTTGTCCATTGGCTTCTAAACAAAACTTAG